The genomic window CGTGCAGCAGATCGCCGCTGTCGACTTCGACGAGATCGTCGTCGCCGCCCGCGATCTTCCCGCCGGCTATGCACTGACGGCCGATGACCTGACCTTCATGAAGGTCGAAAGCGGCTCGACTCCGTCGTCGGCATTCGCCGACATCAGCTCGCTGGTCGAGGCCGTCGGCGAAGACGGCACGGCTCGGCCGCGCGTGTTGACCCACCCGGTCTCTGCCGGCCAGCCCGTCATGGCGCTGCACCTGGCAGAAGAAGAGACGCCCGAAGGTCTGGCCGCACTCGTGCAGCCGGGCATGCGGGCGATCAGCATTCAGGTCGACTCTGCACACGGCCTCAAGGGCATGTTGCTCGCCGGCAGCCGCGTCGACATCGTCGCGACTGTCTCTGCCGAGTCGGACACCATCGCCCGCACCGTCGCACAGGACGTCCTGGTCCTTGCCGTTGGCGGCGTCTTCCGTGACGCACCCAAGGCGACGGTGGAAGACGAGGACGACCCATACAAGAACCCCGAAGATCGCGGCCGTGACATCACGCTCATGGTCACGCCCGAGCAGGCGGCGCGAATCGACCTGGCCTTTGCCAGCGGTCGCCCGCGTCTGGTCCTGCGTGGCGGCGGCGATCGCGAACTGTCACCGTTCACCGGACTGACCCTGGCCGAGCTGGCCGGGCTGAAGAAGGACGACCCGCAGGCATTCGACCCGTGGGGCGGCAACTACGACGAACAGCCTTACGAGTGGGAGCCGTCGACGGTCTCCACTGACACCGAGCCCGCTGCACCAGTCGTCATCGACAAGGCAGGCGGTGCCAAGATCGTCGGCGCGGCCGGCATCGACCTCAACCCGATTGCCACACCGTCGACGGACGTGCCGTCGGCCGAGGGTGACGAGTCGGTCCAGAAGCAGCCGGAAGCCCCGTCTGCCGACCCGACCCAGCCCAAGACCCAGCCCGATCCGCGTCCGACGGTTCGTCCGCGTCCGGCCAAGCCGCGGACGGTCGAGATCATCCGCGGCGGCGTGAGCTCCGTCGAGGTGGTTCCGCCGTCTTCCAAGAAGTCCGACCAGAACAAGAAGTAAGCCGTCTGAATCCCAAGTAGCACCGCACTTCGCGTCGCCACACCACAGCCTTCCACGCCGATCGCTTCGGCTGACTCTCTGACCCCAAGCACCGTGACCCGTTCGACCACCACCCTCCGCCATGCCGGCCACGCTCGCCGGATTCTCATCGCCGCTGCCGTGGCTGCCATGGGCTTCACCGGTGTGACCGCATCGGCCGCTCCCGATGACGCTCCGACGACGCGCCCGGTCGATGTCGACAATCCGTTCCTCGCCACCAGCGAAGAGCTTCCGGAAGTCGTCACGCCCGAACCGACAGGCCTCCTCGGCAGCATCGCCGAGATGGTCAAGTCGTTCAATCCGTCGGGCATGACCTTTAAGGCCGACGTCGTCGAGGTGACAGAAGTCCCAGATGCCGCCGAAGAGGTCGACACGAGCCTGATCGCTCCCGATCAGATCGAGGACGACCAGATTCGCGTGACGGTCAACGACAGCCGCATCGTCCGCACCAGCCGCCCTTACACGCGGGTCGCCATCGGTCGCGACGATCTGGCCGACGTTCGTCCGCTGGGTGCGCAGGAGCTGCTCGTCACTGCCAAGCGCCCCGGTACGACGCAGGTCGTTTTCTGGGACGAGAACGACCAGAGTGAGACGGTCCTGCTTCGCAGCAGTGCTGACCTTCGTGCGATCCAGGAGCGGCTCGACGAGCTGATTCCCGGCACGCAGATCCGCCTGGTCGATCTTGGCGGCATGGTCGGTGTCGATGGCCGCGCTCGCGACGCCGACGAGGCCGAGCGTGCGATGACGATCGTCCGAAGCTTCGCCCAGCCTGAGAACCTCATGGAGATGGCCGGCGGACAGCAGGTCGCGCTCCGCATCCGCTTTGCCGAAGTCACCCGCACCGCCGGCAAGGAGTTCGGCGTCAACTTCGGCTTTACCGACAGCCAGGGCACCGTCGCCGGCAGCCGCATCGGGCAGATCAGCCCGCTGGCCTTCTTCCGCGACACCGCCGGTGCCGTCACGGGCCTGGGCATTCCCGACCCGAACACGGGC from Planctomycetota bacterium includes these protein-coding regions:
- the cpaB gene encoding Flp pilus assembly protein CpaB, with the translated sequence MPEINVDKIKQFAPIGAAGVLGLAAAGIGWMLVSSSGNGPVQQIAAVDFDEIVVAARDLPAGYALTADDLTFMKVESGSTPSSAFADISSLVEAVGEDGTARPRVLTHPVSAGQPVMALHLAEEETPEGLAALVQPGMRAISIQVDSAHGLKGMLLAGSRVDIVATVSAESDTIARTVAQDVLVLAVGGVFRDAPKATVEDEDDPYKNPEDRGRDITLMVTPEQAARIDLAFASGRPRLVLRGGGDRELSPFTGLTLAELAGLKKDDPQAFDPWGGNYDEQPYEWEPSTVSTDTEPAAPVVIDKAGGAKIVGAAGIDLNPIATPSTDVPSAEGDESVQKQPEAPSADPTQPKTQPDPRPTVRPRPAKPRTVEIIRGGVSSVEVVPPSSKKSDQNKK
- a CDS encoding type II and III secretion system protein family protein; translation: MTRSTTTLRHAGHARRILIAAAVAAMGFTGVTASAAPDDAPTTRPVDVDNPFLATSEELPEVVTPEPTGLLGSIAEMVKSFNPSGMTFKADVVEVTEVPDAAEEVDTSLIAPDQIEDDQIRVTVNDSRIVRTSRPYTRVAIGRDDLADVRPLGAQELLVTAKRPGTTQVVFWDENDQSETVLLRSSADLRAIQERLDELIPGTQIRLVDLGGMVGVDGRARDADEAERAMTIVRSFAQPENLMEMAGGQQVALRIRFAEVTRTAGKEFGVNFGFTDSQGTVAGSRIGQISPLAFFRDTAGAVTGLGIPDPNTGAQIFGLATNNGDPLAYYINALRESNLLRVLADPELIVASGEEGEFLAGGEYPIPVPQEEGIAIEYRDFGIRLAYAPVVLGDGRIRMQLRTEVSDLDDTIALSIGGTRVPGLRTRTTATTVEMRDGQSLAISGLLRSNITASKSAVPLLGDVPVVGALFRSVRYQREETELVVLITPRLVAPLDPDQVGPLPGETWEQPGDIDLFVFGQLGGDAGVSLPDDADVDGSDNRARGPNAPVRRSLKTSYAFTPVEPTE